Genomic DNA from Microbacterium sp. NC79:
GGAATGGGGCACACCGCTGCACGGCGATCGCGCCCTCTACGAGAAGATGAGCCTCGAAGGGTTTCAAGCCGGGCTCAGCTGGATCACCATTTTGCGCAAGCGCCCCGCGTTTCGGGAGGCGTTCGCCGGGTTTGACCCCGAGATTGTCGCGCAGTTCAGTGACGCCGACGTCGAAAGGCTGATGCAGAACGCGGGTATCGTGCGAAATCGCCTGAAGATTCAGGCAGCGATGAGCAATGCGCGCCTGGTGCTGGAGATGAAACCAGGGGAGCTTGATGCGCTGATGTGGTCGTTTGCACCCGCTCAGCGAGCGTATCCGCTGACAACGCTTGCCGAGGTTCCGGCCGTCACGCCCGAATCAGAAGCAATGTCACACGCACTGCGCAAGCGCGGCTTCCGGTTCGTGGGGGCAACCACGATGTACGCGCTCATGCAGTCCAGCGGCATGGTTGATGACCACGTTGCGGCGTGCTGGCGCGCACATGCGCCCCGCAGTACAGCATGACCGGGTTAGCGGGTGGGGGCCTGCAGGTGGCGGGCGCCGTGCGACAGCACCTTGACGGTGATGCCACGCTTACGCAGCTCCGCCAGGGTGCGACGCTCTTCGTCGGTGTCGCGGCCCAACGCGTGCAGGCTGGCGATCACGAGAACGTCGCCGGGTACCAGCGTCTCGAAGAAGCGCGCAAGGCGCCCCTCCCACGACTCCAGAATTTCCGGAGCGGGGTGGCGAAAGCCTTCGATCGGCACGCCGAAGCGGGCGAGATCATCGCGCTGCTCGACAACGGAGGGCATGTTGTCGCGGGAAACGACGAGACCAACAAGGCGGGAATCGGCCGGGCGGGCACGCCACCAGTCGCCGTCCTGCTGCATTTCAACAAAGCATTTCGGGCACTCGGCAGCGGTGTGCGGCACAGCGACCGGGCTGGTTTCGGTGTCCTCAACGTTGCTCATGGTTCCTCCCCCCTCCATTCTGCCTGACATTAGTCGGGGTGCACACGACGGCGCAGGCTGAGTTCTTCGGCATCGAGCGCTTCGAGCATGGCCCGCAACGTTGCCGTCGAGTAACGGCCGTCTCTGCGCAGTACCGTGAGGCGCACGCGTTCGGCATCAATCATCACGAGACGCAACTCCAAGACCTCAATCGTGCGTGCACTGGAATCCGCGTCGGGTGCGTCAGACCACCGCTCGCGTGTGCGTTCGACGACGTCTTGATCAAACGGTTTGCCGTCGTGATGGCGCAGATTCGGTGCCGAAATAGCCGCGATGGCGGCCGCCCGCAGCTCGTACCGCAGTGACTCAATTTCACCAGCACGCGACTCGTTTTCGCTCGAGCCGCTCAGCCCGAGCGCCTTCACAATGAGCGACAGCGTGCCGCCTTGAATGACGAGCGTGCCAACCGCCACGAGAAACGCGATGAGCACGAGCAGTGAGCGGTTCGGAGTATCGAGGGGCAGTGTCTGTGCGGCGGCGAGGGTGACCGCGCCGCGCATACCTGCCCACACAAAGACCACGCCTTCACGCCAGCCCATTTGACGGGATTCGTAGTATTCGGCGTCAGCCAGCAACAGGTCAATGCGTCGCGTCCACCTGGCGGTGTCGCGCTGCGGGTTCCGCGCGTGGCTGCCGCGCTTTCGCGTGAGCCGCCTTTGCCGCTCGACTTCTGATGTGTCAGCCCACTCGGTGCGATACTCCTCCAGCTGGGGGCGGATGTGCGCAGATCGTCGCGTGCGTCGAGACAAGAACATGATGACCGGGGCGACGTACGCCGTGCGCACGGCGAGCACAATGGCGCCAGCGATGGCGGCGATGATGGCGGCGTGGCCCAGGCCACTGATGCCTTCACCCGCGTCGTCAATGATGGCGCGCACTTCCAAGCCCATGATCAAGAACACCGCGCCCTCGAGCAGTAGTTCGATGGTGCGCCAATTGACGCGATCGCTGAGGCGCTGTTCGGCGGTGAAGTGTCGGGCAGACCCCTGCCCGGTAACAATGCCGGCAACGACGGCAGCTACGAGGCCGGAGCCGTGCAACTCTTCGGTGGGAATGTAGGCGAGGTAAGGAACCACGAAGCTGAGCGCGGTCGCGGCTGCGGTGGACGGTATCCATGCCCGTACCCGCAGATTAACCCAGCCAACGGTGAGCCCGATCGCAACGGCAATCAGCACCGCCCACGAAAAGTCGCCGATGCCCTGCCACAGGCTAAAGCCACCAGCCGTTGCGGCAATCGCCGTGCGCAACAGCACCAGGGCGGTGGCGTCATTGAGCAGGCTTTCGCCCTCTAACACCGTGACAACGCGTGGTGATATTCCGAGTTTTCGCACGATCGAGGTGGCGACGGCATCGGTGGGAGAGAGGATGGCGCCCAGGGCGATGCCGAGCGGCAGAGACATCCCGGGAACCACCAGGGTGAAAAAGAAACCAAGAATGACCGAGGTGACGATGACGAGCAGGAAGGAGAACCCGCCGATCGCTCCAAAATCTCGCCGAAACTCCATCGCCGGTAGGGATACGGCAGCGCCATAAAGCAGCGGAGGCAGAATACCGATGAGGATGACGCCGGCATCGAGGCGGATATCGGGAACGAACGGGAGAAAGCTCACGCCGAGACCGATGGCGGTCAGAATGAGGGGCCCGGCCACGCCGACTTTCGGGGCAAGCGCGGTGACCATCGCGATAATAATCACGCCGATCACGAAAATCAGGGCGATTTCGATTGGTTCCATGGCACTCCTCGGCACGCTCGGCCGAAGATTCAGCTCATCGCCGAGTCTCGTTCTACTTTAGCGGTGGCTACTGGGGGCGGGCAGCCAATCGCGATACCGTTAGGCATGACCTTTAATCCTGACGCGGATATCAGCGGACACCGCGCACGCAAGTCGGGCCGCGGCGCCAAGGTCGCCGGCGGCGCTGTTGGCGTCGGCGGAATTATTGCGCTCATTCTGGCGCTTGTCACCGGGGGCGACTTTTCTCAGCTCGCACCGATGCTGGGTGGGGGTGGCGACACCCAGGAGCAAGCACAGTCTGGCGAGACCGGCCTGGAGAAGTGCAAGACCGGTGACGACGCCAATACCGACGACGATTGTCGACTCGCTGGGGCAACGCTTGTGCTCGACAGCTTCTGGGAGAAGAACGTCTCCGGCTATACCCCCCCCGACATGGTTGTCGTGGAAGGATCGGCGTCCACTCCGTGTGGCACGGCGTCAAACGCGGCTGGTCCGTTCTATTGCCCGTCCAACCAGACCGTCTACATCGACCCGACCTTCTGGCAGCTGATGCGCGAGCAGTTCGGTGCGAGTGCCGGCGACCTGGCGCAGATTTACGTGCTCGCGCACGAGTGGGGTCACCACGTGCAGTACATCACGGGTGTGATGCAGAAGTACCCGAACAATGGTTCCGGCCCAGACTCCAACGGCGTACGCACCGAGCTGCAGGCCGACTGCTATGCAGGCGCCTGGGTGGCGCACGCCGCTGAGCAGAAAGACGGCAACGGTCAGACCTATATGCTCAAGCCCACCGAAGCAGAGCTTGTTGACGCGCTCAACGCTGCCAGCGCAGTCGGAGACGACAACATCCAGAAGCAGTCAGGTGGCTTTGTGAACCCGGAGAGCTGGACCCACGGTTCCAGCGAGCAGCGCCAGCGCTGGTTCGCAACGGGATATCAGTATGGGGTGAGTGCCTGCACCACGTTCGACGTGAGCGGCAACGACCTGTAAGAGTGTGATCTTGGGGGATCATGAACGACGTATCGCTGAATGACGATCTCTATCCGGAGATTGAACCGTACGAGACCGGAACCATGTTGGTGGGCGATGGCCACCGCATGTACTGGGAGCAAAGCGGCAACCCGGAGGGCAAGCCCGTCGTGTTTGTGCACGGTGGGCCCGGCTCGGGTACCGCGCCATGGCAGCGCCGCTTCTTCGACCCGGAAAAGTACCGCATCATCCTGTTCGACCAGCGCGGGTGCGGCAAATCGACACCGCACGCGAGCGAGGCGAACGCCGACATGCGGTTCAACACCACGTGGCATCTGGTGGCCGACATGGAACTGCTGCGTAAGAACCTCGGTATCACGCAGTGGCAGGTGTTTGGTGGCTCGTGGGGTTCAACCCTCGCGCTCGCTTACGCCGAGACGCACCCCGCTGCGGTGAGCGAACTGGTGCTGCGCGGCATCTTCACGCTGCGCCAACACGAGATCGAGTGGTTCTACGAGGGTGGTGCCGCCGCCGTCTTCCCGGATCTCTGGGAAAAATACGTGGCCGAGATTCCGGTGCTTGAGCGCAACAACTTTGTCGCAGCCTACCGCCGCCGTCTGACCGACCCCGATCCCGCTGTGCACACGCCGGCAGCGATTGCGTGGAGCACGTGGGAGGGCGCGACGACGACGCTGCACCGTGACCCTGATCACGTCGGTGAGATGGAAGTGCCTGAGCGCGCGATCGCCTTTGCCCGCATCGAGAACCACTTCTTCTCCCACGGCGGCTGGTTCAGCGACAACCAACTCATCAACGAGGTTGAGCGCATTCGCGACATCCCGACCGTCATCGTGCAGGGCCGCTACGACATGTGCACGCCCATGATGACCGCGTGGGATCTGCACACCGCTTTTCCCGAAGCCGAGTTCATTGTTGTTCCGGATGCCGGGCATTCAGCGACGGAACCAGGCATCCGTCGCGCGCTGCGTGCGGCCACCGATCGATTCGCGGCATAAGACACACAACACAAAACGCCCGCCCGAGTGCTTGAGCGCTCGCGGCGGGCGTTTCGTGTGACGGCTTAAGAGCGCAGCGCAGCGCCGAGGGTCTTCGTCAGTCGCAACACGTTGTTGTCGATCAGGAACCGCGTGAAGCCCTCAGACACCTCCGCCGACGTCCGCGAGGTGACAAACCACGGCGGCTTGGGCAGAATCGAGAATCGGCTGCGGCCGAGTGAGCGCGGGAACGGACGGAACGGCCCGCGCAGCACCGAGCGCTCGACGTCGTCAAGCAACAGGGCGTTGTGCACAATACCGATGCCGCTACCGACGTCCTCCAGCGTGTGGCCGGGGAAGGCGCCCCATGACAGGGTGGGCGCGACGAACGAGAAGCCGGTCCACCCGTTGATGGCAATGTTGCCGTAGTGGAGCTCTGTGATCGCGCGTTCAAAGCCTTCACCGAGGTTTGCTTGCGTGATGGGGTCGATCAGCACATTGGCGCCGAGCGTGCCTGCGAGTCGCTCATTCGCATACGCGACCGCGTTTTCGACAAACTGCTGACCGGTTCCGTCGACCTCCACGATGCCAAGCACCGGCGAGAAGAACTCGGTGGTCTCCAGCGTTGTCGCGTCGTCGTCTCCATCAATCTCGACCAGCAGGCGCGGGCCATACTGTTCGGCGTCGGGGTAGGCATTTGTCGCGATGGCGCGCTTCGCGTCGCTGTTCGGGTACCACACCGGGCGCTGCGGGGCCTTGGCGTAGGCGCGGCGTACCGCGGCGAGGAAGTCATCCTTCTGCTCCCAGTCGGGCGAGACGATGACGACCTGCCCGGAGATGCAGATGTGGCCGCTGTTTTGCAGGCGCATCGTGACGACGTGTTCGGCCTGGTAATCCAGGTCAGCCTGCGTCCAGGGGCCGGGAACCACGATGATGGGGGCAACACCGCCGAGCTCGCCCGTGATGGGTGTGGTGAGTTGCGGTTGGCCGGTGGCCTTGCGCTTTTGGCCGGCCTCACCCGGGCCCCACACGATGGTGTCAAACGTGACGGCGGAGCCGGTGATGTGCACGTGCGAGAAGCCCTCGTGCGCGGTGAGGTATGCGCCGACGTCACCTGCACCGGTCACGATGCGCACGAAACCGGGTTCGATGAGCGGCTGCAGCGCTTTGCGGAAGACGCCGAGCAGGCTGTCCTGTGTCGGGTTGAGTTTGAGGAGCGCGACGCGGTTAAACGCGATGAGCTCGTACATCACGTCGAGAATCGGGATGGAGGTGACGTTGCCAGCGCCCAAAACGAGGCCGACGCCGCCGCCCTCGGTTGGGGTGAGTTGCGCCAGGCCAGCGGTGCGCTTGGCCTGGTCAACGGTGACGCCGGGCTTAAGCCACACCTCGCCGGTGAAACCGTTCAGCAGCATCGCGTCGATCTTGGTTGCCGGGAACGCGTGCACGGCGACCTGGCCGGTTGGCGTGAGCGATGTGCGCGCGTCTGCGATGGGGCTGTTGCCTGCGACCAGCGCATCGAGTGAACTCTTCAGCGCGTCCAGGCCCGCAAGAGTGGCGTACGGGCCCGCAAGCCACTCCTCGCCTCGCAGCGGGTGCTGGGCATCGAGCCCCTTGGAGGCCGCGGCGGTCAGCGCCCACTCTTCTGCGTGCTTCGCGACAGCGTCGCGCACATGACCAAGCACGGTCGAGCGCTGGCCAACCGTCAGCGTCGACCAGATCTTTCCGCCCATCTCGAGGGCGGCGATGTCGGCGTCGAGCGAGGCGCGAATATCGGCGGCAATCGTGGGTGCCGATGCGGCAGACTTCTTCGTCACCGACTTCTTCGTCTCGGCCTTTTTCGCGGCAGGCTTCTTCGGCTGGGGGGCAGCAGTGGGGCTCATCGCGGTCTCCTTTGAAATCCTGATTACTCTACGGTGGCGACCTGATCGATGTCTGCGCGCGTGAGGCGATAGCGTGCAAGCGACAGCAGGCTGAGGGCGGCGAGGCCCGCCGGAACCAGGGAGAAGCTGACGACGATGCCGATGATGGCGGATGCTGGTTGCGCAACCGACTGGCCAGCGACGCTCGGCACATACTGTGTGATCGCCAAGACCGTGGTGAGTGCGGTGGCGCTCAGGGCGAACCCAATCGTTTCACCCGCTGTCCAGATGCCGCTCAGTGCACCCGCACCATTGGTTCCACTCTCCCGCTCATCATGCGAAATGACGTCGGGAAGCATCGACATGGGCAGAGACTGCATGCCGGCATACGCAACACCTGCGACGCCGACCGGGACATACATCCAGTCGCCTGGAAGCCAGACCGCGATAGAGATTGCTAGGGCGGCGACGATAAAGACGAGCGTCGCAAAGCGGAACGCCACCTGCTTGTTTGTGCGCTTGGCGATGAGGCGCCACACGGGGGCGGCGAGGAGCGCTGGTGCGATGAGCGCGACGAACAAGAACGTCACAGCGTCTTCGCTCTTCATGACCCAGGTTGCGACGTACTGGGCGCCCGCGAGCATGAGGCCGGTGGCGAGCGCCTGCAGGAAAAACGTGAGTAGCAGGACGCGGAACGGTTGGCTGCGGCGCAGTGCACGCACGCCATCGGCGTAGTGGTTCCACAGATTGAGGCGCGGTAGCGGGGATTGTGTGAGCGGTGCTTGGCGCGGTGCGGTGCGGGCCGCGACCCACATGCCGAGACCAACCACGACGCCTGCCACGACGCCCATCAGGAGGTAGCCGGTGATCGGGTCGCCGGTGAGCTTGCGCAGCATCGGCCCGCCAGCACCGAACAGCAGGATTGCGACGGTGAGCACCATGACGCGCCAGGTCAGCAGGCGAGTGCGTTCGTCGTAGCTCTCGGTGAGTTCGGCAGGCAGCGCCAGATACGGAACCTGAAACAGGCTGAATGCGGTGGCAGCGCCGGTGAACGCGATGAGCACCCAGATGGTTCCAACGACGGTGCCCCACGCAGGCGGCGCGGCAAACGTCAGCGCGAACAGCACAGGGAGGGCGATGGCGCCGAGCTTCATGAAGCCGATGCGGGTGCCGTATCGAATGCGCTGACGGTCAGACAGGGCGCCGATGAGCGGATCGATCACCACATCCCACAGCTTGGCAACGGTGATGATGAGCCCGGCGGTTGCGGCAGCGACCCCGAGATTGTCTGTCAGGTAGTACGCAAGGACGAGGCCAGGAAGGGTCGCAAAACCACCGGTTCCGATCGATCCGATCGAATACCGGGCGATCGTGCCAGCGGACAGGCGGGTGGCGGGCGTCGTCTGAGACGGAGCGGCGTTGCTCATCGCGCCAGCATAGGGCACGGAGGCAACGACTGCGCGTCAAATCAGGTTGAGTGAGCGCAGCTTCTGCTCGACGTCGTCGTTCGACGGCTCAACGTGGTGCGTTGCGTCGGGGTATACGACCACCGGAATGTTCATGCGGCCGGAGATTTCGCGCGCGACCTCGGCTGCCGCGGGCTCAGCCTCGAGGTCGACGTAGGTGTACTCGATACCGAGACCGTCGAGCTGCTTTTTGGTGCGGCGGCAGTCGCTGCACCATTCGGCGCCAAACATAGTGATGGTGTCTGCTGCGGGAGTCGTCATAAATTCAGGGTAACCCGGAAAACCGGCTCTGTGGGCTGTCCACCACCTCCCAGAACTCGCACATGATGGGGCATGTTTTGCGTGAATTGCGACCAGGCCGGACTGTTTTGGGATGATCTGACGCACGAGACCGATAACTCCGTTACGGTTACTTACGGCGCGGGCACATCCGTGACGTTTTGGGGAGAGCCGCGGAGTTCAGAAGCGGACACGCAGTTACTCTGGCAAGCGTCGTCGCAGAACCCGATGCGTCAGCGTCATCCACCGAGGTAGAGGAATAGCCGAAGACTTCATGTCAGAAGCCACCGGTGCGGCCCCATTCGCCGCCAGCATTATTGTGCCGACGTACAACGAGGCTGGCAACGTTGCTGAACTCATTTCGCGCGTCTCCTCCGCACTCGTTGGCGTCAACGCTGAGCTGATCATCGTCGATGACAGCAGTGACGAGACCCCCGTGATTGCGCGGGCGCTCGCACCGACCGCTGCGATTGCCGTGCAGGTTATCCACCGCGAGGTCGCCGAAGGCGGCCTCGGTGGCGCGGTCGTCACCGGAATCCGCGCTGCGCACAGCGACGTCTGCATTGTGATGGATGGCGACCTGCAACATCCGCCCGAGAAGATTCCGGAACTCTTGGCTCGCTACGCCGAGGGCGACGCTGATGTAGTGGTCGCATCGCGCTACACGGGAGGCGGAACCGCCAACGGGCTGAGCGACCAGGTTCGCGTCGCCGTTTCGAAGCTCTCCACCATGGTCACCAAGGCAATGTTCCCCGTGCGGTTGCGCGAGTGCACTGACCCGATGACCGGGTTCTTCCTTGTCGACAAAACCGTGATCGACTGGGAGAACCTCAAGCCGCGCGGCTTCAAGATCTTGCTGGAAATTCTCGCCCGCCAACCACTTCGCGTCGCTGAAATCCCGTTCGACTTCCAAGCCCGCCATGCAGGGGAGTCGAAGGCGTCCTTCACGCAGGGGCTCCGGTTCCTGATCCAGCTCACGCAATTGCGGTTCGGTCGAATGTCGATCTTTGCGCTCATCGGTGGCCTCGGTGCCGTCGCGAACGTTCTCATCATGGCGGTGCTGACCGGGTGGGACGTGCCGTATGTGTGGGCGGCCATCGTGGCAAGCGCGCTGACGATCGTCGGCAACTTCCTGCTGATTGAGCTCTTCGTGTTCCGCGATATGAAGGCCGCAGCCGGGCCCATGTGGTTGCGCTTCGCGAAGTCGTTCGCGTTTAACGCGATCGAAGCGATCGTGCGTATCGCGGCACTCTACGTCGTTGTCGAAACGTGGCATGTGTCGAGCGTGCTTGCCACCGCGGTCTTGCTCGCGATCGCTTTTATCGTGCGTTATGTGTTCCACTCCCTCGTGGTTTACAAACCGAGGCGCGACGGCGAGACACAAACCGGGCTGTAAAAAACCGCGCTCGGTGAACGAGCACCCGCGACGCTGCGGCGGAGGTCATGGAAAATCCGCGTGGGCGGATACGCGGCGCACGCCGGATGCCAGTGCGTCCGCGATTGCCATGGTCAGCTGGAAAACGCGGCTGCCACTGCGTCATTTGTGATGACGCCGCCCTGGGTGTTCAGACCGCGTGCCAGAGCGGCATCGTCTGCCGCCGCACGCGCCCACCCCTTGTCGGCGATTGCGGCAACGTACGGCAGTGTTGCGTTCGTGAGCGCGCGGGTTGACGTCTCCGGAACCGCGCCAGGCATGTTGGCGACGCAGTAGTAGAGGGAGTTGTGCACGGTAAAGGTTGGGTCATCGTGGGTGGTCGCGTTGGAGCCTTCGAAGCATCCGCCCTGATCGATGGCAATGTCGACGAGTACCGATCCCTCCTTCATGCCTGCGACCATATCGAGGGTCACGAGCTTTGGTGCGGAGGCGCCGGGGATGAGCACGGAACCAATCACGAGGTCTGCTTTTGACACCTGTTCCGCGATTTCCCACCGGTTGGATGCACGCGTCTGAATCTCACCGTTGAAGCGACGTTCCAAATCGCGCAAGCGCGGAAGCGACACGTCGATCACGGTGACATCCGCCCCCATGCCGAGTGCTTCCGCTGCCGCATGCTCACCGGCCACCCCGCCACCGATGATGACAACCTTCGCCTTCGGGGTTCCGGGGATGCCACCCATCAGAATGCCGCGCCCGCCCGCTGGGCGCATAAGCGAATGCGCGCCAACGATGATTGACAGGCGTCCGGCGACCTCGCTCATCGGGCTCAGCAGGGGGAGGGAGCGGTCGGCCAGTTGCACCGTTTCGTATGCGACGGCCGTCGTCTTCGCGTTGAGGAGCGCCTCAGTCAGTGCCTTGTCTGCTGCAAGGTGCAGGTAGGTGAACAGGGTGAGGTCATCGCGCAGGTACCGGTACTCGCTCGCGATCGGTTCTTTCACCTTGAGCAGGAGCTCGGCTTCGCCCCAGGCGGACTCGGCGTCCGGAACAATCGTCGCGCCGGCAGCCACATAGTCGGCATCGATGTTGCTGGAGCCTGCACCTGCACCCTGTTGCACAAAAACCTGGTGACCGCGATGCACTAAGAGGTCTACACCAGCGGGGGTAATCGCAACGCGGTTCTCGTTGTTCTTGATCTCGGTGGGGATGGCAACCTTCATGGGGTTCTCCTTCGGCGTTGAAGTCGATGCCTTCAGTGTGCGTCAAAAAATTGTGCGCGGTGCGGAATAGAATCGCAGAAAGTTCGGGCTAATAATGCAAAC
This window encodes:
- a CDS encoding MFS transporter, whose protein sequence is MSNAAPSQTTPATRLSAGTIARYSIGSIGTGGFATLPGLVLAYYLTDNLGVAAATAGLIITVAKLWDVVIDPLIGALSDRQRIRYGTRIGFMKLGAIALPVLFALTFAAPPAWGTVVGTIWVLIAFTGAATAFSLFQVPYLALPAELTESYDERTRLLTWRVMVLTVAILLFGAGGPMLRKLTGDPITGYLLMGVVAGVVVGLGMWVAARTAPRQAPLTQSPLPRLNLWNHYADGVRALRRSQPFRVLLLTFFLQALATGLMLAGAQYVATWVMKSEDAVTFLFVALIAPALLAAPVWRLIAKRTNKQVAFRFATLVFIVAALAISIAVWLPGDWMYVPVGVAGVAYAGMQSLPMSMLPDVISHDERESGTNGAGALSGIWTAGETIGFALSATALTTVLAITQYVPSVAGQSVAQPASAIIGIVVSFSLVPAGLAALSLLSLARYRLTRADIDQVATVE
- a CDS encoding glutaredoxin domain-containing protein → MTTPAADTITMFGAEWCSDCRRTKKQLDGLGIEYTYVDLEAEPAAAEVAREISGRMNIPVVVYPDATHHVEPSNDDVEQKLRSLNLI
- a CDS encoding recombinase family protein — protein: MSNVEDTETSPVAVPHTAAECPKCFVEMQQDGDWWRARPADSRLVGLVVSRDNMPSVVEQRDDLARFGVPIEGFRHPAPEILESWEGRLARFFETLVPGDVLVIASLHALGRDTDEERRTLAELRKRGITVKVLSHGARHLQAPTR
- the ald gene encoding alanine dehydrogenase; its protein translation is MKVAIPTEIKNNENRVAITPAGVDLLVHRGHQVFVQQGAGAGSSNIDADYVAAGATIVPDAESAWGEAELLLKVKEPIASEYRYLRDDLTLFTYLHLAADKALTEALLNAKTTAVAYETVQLADRSLPLLSPMSEVAGRLSIIVGAHSLMRPAGGRGILMGGIPGTPKAKVVIIGGGVAGEHAAAEALGMGADVTVIDVSLPRLRDLERRFNGEIQTRASNRWEIAEQVSKADLVIGSVLIPGASAPKLVTLDMVAGMKEGSVLVDIAIDQGGCFEGSNATTHDDPTFTVHNSLYYCVANMPGAVPETSTRALTNATLPYVAAIADKGWARAAADDAALARGLNTQGGVITNDAVAAAFSS
- a CDS encoding glycosyltransferase family 2 protein; translation: MSEATGAAPFAASIIVPTYNEAGNVAELISRVSSALVGVNAELIIVDDSSDETPVIARALAPTAAIAVQVIHREVAEGGLGGAVVTGIRAAHSDVCIVMDGDLQHPPEKIPELLARYAEGDADVVVASRYTGGGTANGLSDQVRVAVSKLSTMVTKAMFPVRLRECTDPMTGFFLVDKTVIDWENLKPRGFKILLEILARQPLRVAEIPFDFQARHAGESKASFTQGLRFLIQLTQLRFGRMSIFALIGGLGAVANVLIMAVLTGWDVPYVWAAIVASALTIVGNFLLIELFVFRDMKAAAGPMWLRFAKSFAFNAIEAIVRIAALYVVVETWHVSSVLATAVLLAIAFIVRYVFHSLVVYKPRRDGETQTGL
- a CDS encoding neutral zinc metallopeptidase — protein: MTFNPDADISGHRARKSGRGAKVAGGAVGVGGIIALILALVTGGDFSQLAPMLGGGGDTQEQAQSGETGLEKCKTGDDANTDDDCRLAGATLVLDSFWEKNVSGYTPPDMVVVEGSASTPCGTASNAAGPFYCPSNQTVYIDPTFWQLMREQFGASAGDLAQIYVLAHEWGHHVQYITGVMQKYPNNGSGPDSNGVRTELQADCYAGAWVAHAAEQKDGNGQTYMLKPTEAELVDALNAASAVGDDNIQKQSGGFVNPESWTHGSSEQRQRWFATGYQYGVSACTTFDVSGNDL
- the pip gene encoding prolyl aminopeptidase, giving the protein MNDVSLNDDLYPEIEPYETGTMLVGDGHRMYWEQSGNPEGKPVVFVHGGPGSGTAPWQRRFFDPEKYRIILFDQRGCGKSTPHASEANADMRFNTTWHLVADMELLRKNLGITQWQVFGGSWGSTLALAYAETHPAAVSELVLRGIFTLRQHEIEWFYEGGAAAVFPDLWEKYVAEIPVLERNNFVAAYRRRLTDPDPAVHTPAAIAWSTWEGATTTLHRDPDHVGEMEVPERAIAFARIENHFFSHGGWFSDNQLINEVERIRDIPTVIVQGRYDMCTPMMTAWDLHTAFPEAEFIVVPDAGHSATEPGIRRALRAATDRFAA
- a CDS encoding DNA-3-methyladenine glycosylase I, whose amino-acid sequence is MSNAAIVTGADDRARCAWVGTDAEYQRYHDEEWGTPLHGDRALYEKMSLEGFQAGLSWITILRKRPAFREAFAGFDPEIVAQFSDADVERLMQNAGIVRNRLKIQAAMSNARLVLEMKPGELDALMWSFAPAQRAYPLTTLAEVPAVTPESEAMSHALRKRGFRFVGATTMYALMQSSGMVDDHVAACWRAHAPRSTA
- a CDS encoding aldehyde dehydrogenase family protein; this encodes MSPTAAPQPKKPAAKKAETKKSVTKKSAASAPTIAADIRASLDADIAALEMGGKIWSTLTVGQRSTVLGHVRDAVAKHAEEWALTAAASKGLDAQHPLRGEEWLAGPYATLAGLDALKSSLDALVAGNSPIADARTSLTPTGQVAVHAFPATKIDAMLLNGFTGEVWLKPGVTVDQAKRTAGLAQLTPTEGGGVGLVLGAGNVTSIPILDVMYELIAFNRVALLKLNPTQDSLLGVFRKALQPLIEPGFVRIVTGAGDVGAYLTAHEGFSHVHITGSAVTFDTIVWGPGEAGQKRKATGQPQLTTPITGELGGVAPIIVVPGPWTQADLDYQAEHVVTMRLQNSGHICISGQVVIVSPDWEQKDDFLAAVRRAYAKAPQRPVWYPNSDAKRAIATNAYPDAEQYGPRLLVEIDGDDDATTLETTEFFSPVLGIVEVDGTGQQFVENAVAYANERLAGTLGANVLIDPITQANLGEGFERAITELHYGNIAINGWTGFSFVAPTLSWGAFPGHTLEDVGSGIGIVHNALLLDDVERSVLRGPFRPFPRSLGRSRFSILPKPPWFVTSRTSAEVSEGFTRFLIDNNVLRLTKTLGAALRS
- a CDS encoding sodium:proton antiporter encodes the protein MEPIEIALIFVIGVIIIAMVTALAPKVGVAGPLILTAIGLGVSFLPFVPDIRLDAGVILIGILPPLLYGAAVSLPAMEFRRDFGAIGGFSFLLVIVTSVILGFFFTLVVPGMSLPLGIALGAILSPTDAVATSIVRKLGISPRVVTVLEGESLLNDATALVLLRTAIAATAGGFSLWQGIGDFSWAVLIAVAIGLTVGWVNLRVRAWIPSTAAATALSFVVPYLAYIPTEELHGSGLVAAVVAGIVTGQGSARHFTAEQRLSDRVNWRTIELLLEGAVFLIMGLEVRAIIDDAGEGISGLGHAAIIAAIAGAIVLAVRTAYVAPVIMFLSRRTRRSAHIRPQLEEYRTEWADTSEVERQRRLTRKRGSHARNPQRDTARWTRRIDLLLADAEYYESRQMGWREGVVFVWAGMRGAVTLAAAQTLPLDTPNRSLLVLIAFLVAVGTLVIQGGTLSLIVKALGLSGSSENESRAGEIESLRYELRAAAIAAISAPNLRHHDGKPFDQDVVERTRERWSDAPDADSSARTIEVLELRLVMIDAERVRLTVLRRDGRYSTATLRAMLEALDAEELSLRRRVHPD